Part of the Caretta caretta isolate rCarCar2 chromosome 7, rCarCar1.hap1, whole genome shotgun sequence genome is shown below.
ATTCTTTGTACTGGGGTAGTGCTGAGGATCCCCTGTTGTTCTAGGCACGGTACAAACTCAGAACAGAATGactagtccctgccccaaacagcataCAACTTAATCAGGCACTCTGGGGAAAAAATCAAGACACGCAGATTCCTCCAACAGGCAGCTTGGGATGGGGACCCCTGAGGGGGTGTTAGGTTCTCAGAGGGAACAATCGGGCAGGTCACCTGTCTGTGTCATGTCGGCACCCTCCCAAGCACTGACAAACTggggtgcgcacacacacacacacaaacacagcgcTGGTACATCAGAGTACGTGCACACAGACACCCAGAGCACTGATATGCACAACACTGGTACACAAGGGTACACACCCAGAACACTGGTACACACGCACACCCAGAGCACTGTCCCACTGGGttccacacacacatacgcaTACTCACCACCTGTGCACTGGGCCCTTCCCTGACAACTTAACACAagagtataacaaagagcaggtgCAAACTTCCACAGGTATGGCCCACTTGGGTCAGCTCATGGCCCATCTATGTCACCCCAATGCCCAGAGGAAGGGGTAAGAGCCCTGCAGTGGTAGGATAACCTGCACCCAGAGGAAACACTTTTCTGACCCCAATTGCTAGAGTTCAGGGTGTAGCACCCAAAGCAGGTGGGgtcacaacccctcccccagctctcctctgcTCTTTCAGTCTTTACTCTGACTCCGGACAGCCCTGCTATCCACCTCCTTTCTGTACACCCAACTTCAGTGATatccagtggcagtgagttccatagccTAACAGAACCGTGTGTCAAAGAGACAGCAGGTgagcggggagcagggacagGCAAACATCTGTATGGGGAGCGTGGGGAGCGGTGGTCCAAGCAGTTCAGTGTGAGCAAGTGGTACTTGTGGAGCTCAGGTCAGGACTGTTCGGGCTGGATAAGGGCTGGCAATACCCAGCCTGCAGCTCAACCTAGACAGCAGCACCATTCTGTGGGGAGTTGTGCCAACAGAAAGGGCTGAATTCTGGTTTCCAGAGTCACCCTCTGACTGCAACAAGGCCAAGGCCGGACTCTGATCTCAGCTTTCCAGGGCCAATCCAAAGTCAACCAGTGAACCCCAGAGTTGCCCTGGTGTAGGGAAGATCAGAACCTCCCTTTACATGGGAGGCAACTACTTCAAAGCAGGTGGCATTCTCTCACTGATGTGCCCGTAGCCAGACAGTGCTCCCCACCAGGAGGGGCAGCCTGGCTGTCCCCTGGTCACAGGGGCTCTAATAGCCTTTCCCCACCTGATGTAGCTGTACCACCACCCTGGGTATAGGTTGCCAGGTTAGAGCCTGGTGTTAAGGGGCACACGCGGAGAGGATCCTGGGGGGCTGAGGATCAAGATTAGGACTGGTGGGAGGAAGGAACATCCCACCTTGCACCATCCCCACCTGCTCAAAGCTCCCTGCAGCAGTGGCAGGCCAGGGGAGAGACTCCAATGGTTTGTACAGAATCATAGGGAGGGGACACGTGGCACCCATGCCTGACAGAGAACAGCAATGTGCACGCCTGCCCTATTGCAGCCACCTGGGCACGCCTCAGCCGAGAGTTCTGTGGTGCTGGGACCAGGGGCTTTGGGTTAGCAGTTTGGGTTGTGCTCTGGCTCTAGGGGTTCCTGGGCCTGATCCACCCTGGGCATAAGAACATGGACTTTGACAGAGGTTCCTGGGGTAAGGGGCACAGAATtcgctgggcctgatcctgctcccactcgCGCCAGTGGTACTGCATCAATTGCAAGGGAGACAGCCTGGATGTGCTGCCGGCtgagatcaggatcaggcccactgcTCTGGGGGTGTCTCActttgagagtgtgtgtgagagtgagagaatgGGGGGAGctgttgtgtgtctgtgtgtgcaggggggttgttgttgtgtgtgtgagtgtggggTTGTTGTGGGTCACTGTATGCAGGGgagttgtgtgtgtatgagaaTGGGGTTGTTGTGGGTCAGTATATGAGGGGGGCTTGTTGTGTGTGGGAGTGGGGTTGTTGTGGATCAGTGTTTGCAGGAGGGttgttgtgtgtatgtgagagtgGGGTTGCTGTGGGTCAGCGTATGCAGGGATTGTTGCAAGGgagagtttgggtgtgtggggtgtgtgcgTGAACCAATTGCCCAGGGCTGCTCACAGCCACTGTACACAAAACATCTTGGCCATATGCATAAGCAGCGGTCCAAGTGGGCGAGCACGCCACATACACCTGGAAGATCCTGGTGCACAGCCTGCCCAGAGCCCAGATCACAGCGAGGCAGGTGGGTATATTTAGCCCAGCAGGCCCCTCGCATCCCCATCATTCCTGACATAGTTTGGATGCCGCAGACTCTGTTCCAGGACacacacagccacctcctccaaCTCCCCACTGCTGGCGTCACCCTTCTGGgtctgggagtgggaaggggcaTCAAGCCGTATCAGTTACCCTTGCACAGCAGCTGCCTGCTCCAAAGATCACCTCCCCACACCCGCCACTTTGGGGCTTGGCTCTTGACAAACCTACGTGGCACGGAGCCCAGCTCTCCAGCCTTGCACACTGCTCAGAGTCTGCCCTTGCAGATAGGGGCTTCTGCCTGCCCCGTTACCCAGGGCACCTGGCACCACTCAGAGGCTGCCCCTTGCAGATATGGAGCCCTATGCCACCCCTGTAACTCCAAGCACCTGGCACCGCTCAGAGGCTGCCCCTCGCAGAGATGAGATCCGGCCTGCACCCACCCATGTAACCCCTAGCACCACTCTGTGGCTGCCCCCAAAAGCCCCAAATCTTTGCAGTGATGGCACCCTGTACCTGTCCATCTAGTGCCCaacttggcctctctcctgctCAGGAtccacccccaccacaccccacctGACTCTCTCTCTTGCAGAGATGGGGACCTGGGCCAGCCTCTCACCACAGTGCCTGGTACCTCTCTGAGGTTCCCACTATGCTGAGTTTCCCCCATGGGCCCTgactcacacagacacagcccctTGCCCAGCTCTCTAAACCTGGTCACCATGGGCACCTGCCCACAGCACCTCTCACGGGCTCCCACCCTGCTTCCCCGGCCCATAACTATCCCCCATAGCCACCCACCTTCCTCTGCTGCTTCTCCCAGGCGGGGTCCAGCAACAGGTCCCGGTCCcagtcctcctcctgctgcatgtACTCTTCAGTCATCATGTATGAGTGGTTGTACTGGATATGGCTCTCTACTTGCGTGGTCATCGTGGCTTGTCCTCTTGTCCCTCTCTGCAGGTCTGACTGTCCCCTCTTCCACCTTAGTCCCCAGTCGTCCCTCTCACAGGCCCTCCTCGCTGCTATGCACTGCCCCTTGCCCAAGGCACCAGTTCCCTTCTCCTGGAGGTCAGATCCCTCTGCCCCTGGTGGCCGGCAGCTTTGCCCTGTCTTGAGCTCCTGGTCAAAAGCCACCCACGTGACTGGTCCCCATTAAGTATTATCAGCCTGGGGAAGGGGGATCAGGTTCCACCTTTAAAAGGCCAGGGGGAGGGTGCAGAGGGACTGTCCCCACCAACCAGGGAGGGTGAGGACAGCTGCTGGCAGGCCAGAGaccagacacccccaccccccttgcagGCTCTTAAAGGGACCCTGTACCTGGAGGGCAGGGGGTGGTGGCTTGCTGGTGGTCTGGGGACAGGAACTGCACAATAAGCCGCAGCGGGAGCTGGAGGGGTGGTGGGGGCAGGTAGTTCATAATAAGGAGCAGAGGTGTCAGATCTGGAAAAGGCCATTAAGTCATCCGGAGGAACCCAGGGCCAAGGAATGAGCTGGGAGCAGAGATAGTATGGCGTCAGTTGCAAAAATCAAAGGGAGGCAGCATGGCCACTGAaagagccaggactcccgggtcgcactcccagctctgtcagtgccctgTTGTATGACCTTGACCAAGTCCAGTCCCTGctcaatgcctcagtttcccagctctAAAATCAAGGGACTGACACTCcctcctgacccccccccaccacaaggCAATACCATTCTGCAAGGCCCCTGCAGGGAAGAACATGTCACTGACCAGCGCCATGCATGTGGGGGAGACCTGGGCAGGCAATACCATATCCACCAGCCAGCACCTTGCAGAGAAGCTGTGATCTGGTACCCCACCCCAGTCTCAGCAACACATAAACATCCCGGGCACCTGCAGGGGGgcccaggtgggggggggaatgcccTGGGAAGGGAAAGCTGGAGGGACTAGGAGAGTTGGCTTAGAGGACACTGATTTCCCCGCAATGCAGCAGCACTGCAGGTGTCCAGTGCCCACTCCCTGTGCTGTGGCTCCAGTTACACTAGGGCTATTATTAGCAGCACAGGCTGGGCTCGGAGCCCCCAGAAGTGGCTAGCGattgtgggagggagaggaaaccTCAAAGGAGGACCTGAATTTCCAGGGACCTGAATCCTGAACTTCTACCTTTTGCAAACCAGGCCCATTTAAGGGGTTGTCTGCCTCCTGCAAAATGGcagttccccctccaccccaaacactAACCACTTGGCTCCGGGATTTCAAAGCATTGTCCAGCACTGCATCTGCCTGGCAGCATGTGTCCAACCAGAGGGTGCGGCATCCCGCAGGACGGCATGTGGAAGGGAGGGTGTCTGCGGCCTGCACGTGGCATGGGAAGGTCTGTGCCAAACCATGACCCCAAAGGAAGTACCACGGAATGAAcctccagggcaggggctgtacTGCACTGAGGTGTGGCagtggggcagagcatgggcctGGGAACCAGCGGGGTGGATGGCCACCTGGAAAAAGGGCAAAGCTCTGCTAATTCGATCTGAGACCTGTGGGCATTGTGGGCCCCTCAGGCACGGTGACTCCCCTGGACACGGTGACCCCGGTCCCCTCACTGGGCACCATGACTCCCCCGGGCACGGTGACCCCGGGCACGGTGACCCCAGTCCCCTCACTGGGCACCATGACTCCCCCGGGTACCATGACTCCCCCGGGCACGGTGACCCCAGTCCCCTCACTGGGCACCATGACTCCCCCGGGTACCATGACTCCCCTGGGCACGGTGACCCCGGGCACGGTGACCCCAGTCCCCTCACTGGGCACCATGACTCCCCCGGGTACCATGACTCCCCCGGGCACGGTGACCCTGCTCCCCGCACTGGGCACCATGGCTCCCCCGGGCACGGTGACCCTGCTCCCCGCACTGGGCACCATGACTCCCCCGGGCACGGTGACCCCGGGCACTGTGACCCCAGTCCCCTCACTGGGCACCATGACTCCCCCGGGTACCATGACTCCCCCGGGCACGGTGACCCTGCTCCCCGCACTGGGCACCATGGCTCCCCCGGGCACGGTGACCCCAGTCCCCTCACTGGGCACCATGACTCCCCCGGGCACGGTGACCCCGGGCACTGTGACCCCAGTCCCCTCACTGGGCACCATGACTCCCCCGGGTACCATGACTCCCCCGGGCACGGTGACCCCAGTCCCCTCACTGGGCACCATGACTCCCCTGGGCACGGTGACCCCGGTCCCCTCACTGGGCACCATGACTCCCCCGGGCACGGTGACCCCGGTCCCCGCAGCGGGCACCATGACGACCCCCGCTGGGCACCGCGATTGGTCGATCGCGGTTTCTGTCAGAGGGAAGGTTGGGCAAagcagccctccccgcccccgattGGCTGGGCGCGCTGTGGCGCCCAGCTGGCGGCGGAAGCGGAGGCTGAGGGGAGAGTGGAGGAGAGGCCTCCCGAGAGCCCGGTCCggggcagagaccctggggagggAACCAGCCCCCGGAGAGAAGCCCCCTTCCCTTCGGCCAGGGTGGCAGccagcacccccgccccccctccgcccccgcggGGAGCAGGCTGCTCTGTGCCCCGGGCAGCGCTCGCGTGGGGCGCCCCCTGGCAGCCATGCAggcgggccggggcgggcggtggCAGCGCCTGGATGCCGCGCTGTGCCTGCCCCTGTGTGTGACCGTGGCCCTGATGGGGGCCGTGTGCACAGAGGTGCTGTGCCTGCTTCTCTGGCCTGCGGAGCCCACCCAgctgcccctggccctgcacctgccCCTCCTGCTCTTCCTCCTGGCCAACGTGCTGGGCAATATGGGCCTCTTCGTCACCACCAGCCCAAGCATCAAAGGGGTCATGCTGTCCGGAGGCGCCGTGGGACAGGGCTGGGAGTGAGTATGGCTGGGTCAcagagggaggcagagggctcTCTCACAGCCCAGAGGCAGCTTCATCTCAGCGCCAGGTAAGGGATCCCTGTGTAAACAGCCCtggcaccccaccccagaggtggctgcatctccgtGCTGGGTGacggatccctgtataaacagccccatTCCCCTCTACCCCCACGGCGGCTTCATCTCCATGCCGGGTGAGGGatgggatccctgtataaacagtaCCTGTGCCCCACCTGAGCAACTGCAGCTCAGCACCCGGCAACTTTTAGGTTGGTGCTAGAGTACTGTCATGCTGTTGTCGCTGTGTTTGAGAGAGGGCTTTTCTACAAGATGTGGTGTGGCAGTGGCCTGAGATTGGGATGGGGACAGATTGGGATTGACTGTGCCCGCTCCATTGTTCTTTGCTGGGGACTCCCTGCCCAGGACTGCCCTGCTTTTGGGGCTGCTGCTGTATTTCCAGCCTTAGGGACAGCACAATATGATGTGCTATTCGGATGCTAGGGGGAGAACGGGGAAACGCTGCATCACCCCCCTGAGGCTCCTGCTTCCCTTCCAGGTACTGCTACACCTGCCAGTCCCACGTGCCCCCCCGCTGTCACCACTGCTACACCTGCAACGTGTGCATGCTGCGCCGGGACCACCACTGTGTGCTGCTGGGCCAGTGTGTGGGCTACCATAACTACCGTTACTTCCTTTGCCTCCTGCTGCACGGCTGGGTGGCCCTGCTCTACGCCAGCCTGCTCAACGCTGACATCTTCATGGCCATGCTGCATGAGGGAGTCACCCTGCacagcatcctcctcctcctcatgccGTGGCTCATGCTGCTGACGGGTACAGCCATGGCAGGACCTGCTGGGAAGGGCCCATCCACACATGGGGCAGAGCACCACTGATTCCCCTAGGACCGAGCTGTTCTCAGCtagttttatttcaaaacaaacaaactaggaAATACCCAGTTAAAAAACTTAGTGTGTTGCAGCCGAGCCTCAGGAACATCAGACCAAGATTTGGTGATTCTGGGCATCAGCCAGAAGCTCCATAAAGGGCCCTGATTTTATAGATTGCTGATCCTGTACCCTCTGAAAAATAGACCCTTTTAGGACATCTCCTTGGAAACTGAGGGACCTGTAAATCACATGTTGTTTTTGCAGATTGTGTCTTGAGTGTGCACCTGGGGGGCTCTTCCAGCACAGGCAGCTCCTTAGAAACTCTACAGCCCATTCCCGTCACCTGAGCCACCCAGCCCTCCCTCAGTCCCTACCCCAGAGGCAACTATGATATCCCAGTATAAACAGTCCCTGTGCCCTACCCGAGAGGCAGTCACATGTCAGTGgaacagaggcagagcagggtTAATGGGAACATGCCAAGACCTGGTTGTGTCTGGGGATGCTAGGTGTACCCTTGGGGAATGCCTGGCTTCTAGTTGCCCTAGCACTGACAGCACCCCCTTGTGTTTCCCCAGGCCAGGTGAGCACCTTGACCTTCATCTATGCTTTCGTGGCGGACACCTGCGTGGTCAGTTTCCTCTTCTGCTCCGGCTTCCTCTTCTTACACGTGCTGCTGAGCCTGCGTGGCCAGACGATCAGGGAGTGGTTTGGGGAGAGCCGCTGCTATGACCTGGGCTGGCGCCGCAACCTGCAGGAGGCATTGGGGGACAGGTGGCACCTTGTCTGGCTATGCCCGCTCCTGGcctccccacttcctggggatgGCGTGGCCTTTGAGAGGAGAGCGCCCTGCACTGAGCCTTCCACCAAGCCAGTCGTTTTCTGAAGGTGGGTTCAGGAGCCACCCCTGATGCTGAGGGGGCAGGATATGCCAGAGTCCTGGCCACGTTGCCAACACCAGCTGACTGGCATAATGGGTAGGGCACTGGGAtgcaggactcctggtttctggtcccagctctgctgctgaccttgGACAAGAAGAGATTCTCTAAACACATCAGAAATAAGAGTAAGACTAAGGAAAGTGTAGGCCGTTACTCAATGGGGAAGAAGAGCATATAATGGAGAAGGTTGAAGTATTTAatgccttttttgcttcagtGTTCGCTAAAAAGGTTAATTGGGAGCAGATGCTTAAGACAATTACTATTAGCAAGGGGGAAGGATCTCAGATCAGAccagggaaagaacagattaaaggagaaggggggaaaacagtcttcaagtatgttaagggctgttgtaaagaggccaatgttctctatgtccactgaaggtaggacagaCAGTCATGGgcaagagagatttagattagatagtaggaaaaacttcttgACTATAATGGTacttaagctctggaacaggctcccaggggaggttgtggaatccccgtcagtggaggtttttaagaacaggttggacaaacacctgtcagggatggtctaggttttaCTTGgttctgcttcagtgcagggaggttgacttgatgacctcttgaggtcccttccagcccttcagTTCTATGATTTTTATagtatttagataagttagatgtcttcaagttggcagggcctgatgaaaatTGCCCTAGCCAAACTAGGAACTAGccaaagcaatctcagaaccattagagGATGTTGAGGTCCCAGGGGACTGGAAAAGGGTaacatagtacctgtctttaaaaagaggGAAAAGTAGGACCTGGGAATGTATAGACCAGTCTGCCTAACTACAAtactggaaagatactggaacaaatgattaaacaatccatttgtaagcacctagaagatactagggttataagaaatagccagcatGGGTTTGTCAGAACCAATCATaaccaaaccaatctaatttccttctttgacagggttactggcctagtggataaaggGGAAGCAGTGAACATGATGACtggactttagtaaagcttttgacacagtcccacaggacattctgataagtaaacgAGGGAAATATCATCTAGATGAAATTGCTATAAGGTggctgcacaactggttgaaagactgtcctcaaaaagtagttatcagtggttcgctgtcaaactgggaggatgtatccactgaggtcctgcaggggtctgtcctgaaTCCAGTACGATTCAGTATTTTCACTAATGGCTTGGATGatggagtgaagagtatgcttataaaatttgcagatgatgcccagctgggaggggctgccagCTCTTTGGTGCACGGAAGTAGAATGAAAAATGACTGTGATAAACTGGAAAACTGATCTGAAATCAGCAAGGTGAAAGTCAGtacagacaagtgcaaagtactccatttaggaaagaaaaatgaaatgcacaactGCCAAATGGGGACATACTGGGTAGGCAGTAGAGttacagaaaaggatctggggggtagtgaatcacaaattgaacatgagccaaGAGCatgatgctgttgtgaaaaagggAAATGTTATGCTGGGCTCTGTCAGCAGGAGGGGCagatgtaagacacaggaggtaattgctgtgctctgctcagcactctcaaggcctcagctggagtgctgggtCTGGTTTCATGCCCCACGCTTTAGGAAAGCTCTGAACAAAcaggagagtccagaggagagcaaggaTTTGTGAGGAACgattgaaagaattgggcatgtttaggtGAGAGAACTGAAGGCTGAAGGGggacataagtcttcaaatatgtaaaaggttgtacTAAAGAGGATGGTGAGCAGTTGTTCTGCATGCTCACCTAGGGTAGGACAACAAGTAAATGGCTTAATtcacagcaagagagatttagggtggctatcgggggggggggggggggacactttGTAACTCtcaggtggttaagcactggaacaaatcacccagggaggctgtgaaatctccatctctggaggttttaagaacaggttagacacacacctatcagggatgggcTAGATCTGTGTAACCCTGCCATAACATGGGGCTAAGGACtagtggcctcctgaggtcctttccagccctacatttctattctacgtcccttcccctctctgtgcctcagtttccccatcgtaAATGGGAATGATCCCTCACTAGATGAATTCACTAATGATGGTAAGGGTCAGCAGCTGGAGGGGTGAGGGACAGGTAGAGAGCCTAGCTCAGGACACTGCTCTTCTGttggtattacagtagcacctaaaggcctatccccccctccccaaatcaggTGCAGCACAGACACAGTGGGAGACAGGCCTTGCCCCAAGAGCTGACAGTCTGAACAGACAAAAGACAGAAAGGAAACAGGCACCAAGAGAGGGAAGGGACTCACCCAAAGTCAGTTggagaatcagtggcagagccagggacagaacagaacagaacctaggagtcctggctcccatactcccccaaccactagacccctctcccctccagagctggggatagaacccaggagtcctgtttcCCAGCCCCCACACTGTAACCCACTAGCCTATCACCCTGCTCCATAATCCATTCATCCCAAGATTAGGCTGCTCTGCTCCAGTCATTGCTGGTTGTGGAGCTGGCAGCCTCAGGCCCGTGGGAGGGGGAGTGAATTTGTGCTGGCCAGTCTGTGGCTGAGATCCATCCTTATCAGGCATTGAGAtgggccgggggcggggcacAAAACTGCTCTGGGTATGTCCCATGGGAGGCCTGTGATGGCCCAGGTCAGCTCTGATCCCTCCCTCTCTGATTGCAGGTCTCCTTCCGGATGGTGCTGCAGTACTGCAGTGGGGCTGGCGCTGGCTTTGCCTCTCCCCAGAGCAGGAGCGCTGCTGAGGGGCAAATGTCAAGCTGTGTCCACTGCTCTGCCCTGTGGGTTACTGGCACCCCCATCTGACCTGGGTCCTGACGCTGCCTGGTGGGTGATCCTGTGCCGTGTCTGAGCCACGTCTGCACTGGACTCTGCAGTTGTTGTGACTGTTGCGCCAGGCACTGGACAGATTCCAACCAAGATTGGGGGGCCCTGTTGCACTGGGCATAGTGCAGCCCGTGAGCAAGATCAGAGACCTCTGTTCCAGGTGCAGCCCAAACACAGAatgagaaacagtccctgccctgaagacctcACAGTCTTAACAGTCCCAAGGTGGGAGGGTAAACAGGCACCCAGAGGAAAAGGGACTACCCATCTcagggaatagagcccaggagtcctggctcccagtccagtgccctccTGACTGCACTAACCTTTTGTGGTTTCCAGTTCTCTCCTTTTAAAGCACAAGCAGCACAACACTGCCGTTCTGCAAGCCCAGGACTAAAACTGCTTgtcttctgtgtttgcacagttctcccacggcccggcccggcccggcccagcaggACAGCGCACCCTCCAGAGGCTGGATTCATTGCCTTACCAGCCCCTCTCCCAGGTGGGGGCTTTCCTCTGgcaccctgcccccactgctttccAATAAAGCTCCAAGCCCCAGGTGCACAGTGACTGAAGATTGATTTGTCTGATTTTGGAGGGGCCTGTTTTGAGCCCCAGCCTGACCCCCTGCAGCTTTTCCTGCCCCTGGCCCAGATCTGGGGGTGGAACCAGAGCATGGCTTTTAGAGCCGTGCAGCCTGGATGTAAAGCCCTCAAGGGATGGAGCATTCTCCCAGACAAGGAGAGCTGCCTCCTGGGGCATCCCCCTCGCTGCTTAACCTCTGCCCCTCGTTCCCCATCTGAAGCAGTCTGGCATCACTCCTGGCTATCGACCTCAGTCAGCCTTTGTCTGTGAGATTCCCTAggaccagctcagcagggatcCCTGGGCAGCTGGTGCCCGCCCACAGGGGCGGGCAGGCGGGTTAAGTGGCTGCACCGCTGGCCCTTGTAAATGCTTCCCCACAGGGCTCAGCTGTCAaagccaggggctgcagagaccttTAGCTGAGCTTCTGCATGTCTTGTGTTCAGGGAGGGCCAGGAGTCAGGGTACATGGGAAGACCATCAGAGCTGGgcatagaatccaggagtcctggctcccagcctcccacccctACGCTAATGCACTagatccccctcccctcccagagctaggtgtagaacccaggagtccggggcccAAAGCAGGGAGAAGACATGGTGTGGCATGACatcctttcctttccctcactGTTACTCTTCACACGCCATTTCCCCTGCATCCCTGGTGGCCAGGAGCCTTTTAATACAGAGCCGTGGCAGCATCTGGGCAAGGGCTGGATGTGGGGCCTGTCCCAGGCTCATGCCTGCAGTGGCTGGGCCTCCGGGCACGTCCTTCCCCCACAGCGTGGGCAGCCCAGCTTTTTCAGTGGtggggaaagtcctgctcagctgTCTGCAGGGAACAGAGGGGAGAGAGTAGTGTCCCAGGCCCCTGGGGTCTCCTTGCTGATCCCTACccagagggggtggggcagcatgGTGCCCTCTGGCATGGAGCCAACCCTGACTCGCTGCACCATGGGGCCCCCCAAactgagccccaccccagagggagGATCTGCCCCGGACTACTGCCTCTGGCAGCACAATGGCTATTGATGGCTACCTAGCGGTGGGTCCATCATACGCAgtatcctgccccttccctgctacTCTGAATCAGACCCATGGGTCTATCCCACCCGGTGTTCCCCTTcctgccatcctgggtcagacccctgggcccatccagcccagtatacCCCCTCCAGCCACCCTGGCTCAGCGCATGGGCCCATCCAGCCTGGTATACCCTGCCCTGGGTCCATTCAGCCTTTCCCTGCGCCAGGTGCCAGTATCCCCCACCTCGAAGAAGCTGTCGACAATCTTGTCAGTGGTGGCGGCCTGGGAGCGGAACTGCTGCTGGAGGTGCTCAACTGATGCCATCAGCTGCAGGTAGGTGaagagcagctgcttctccctgtTGGAATGGGGCACAGTGACTTCCCTGGGATCAGAGCCTGCTTTCCTAAGGTGTCCCCTCCTGCCAGGGCCCCTCTGGGT
Proteins encoded:
- the ZDHHC24 gene encoding putative palmitoyltransferase ZDHHC24, giving the protein MQAGRGGRWQRLDAALCLPLCVTVALMGAVCTEVLCLLLWPAEPTQLPLALHLPLLLFLLANVLGNMGLFVTTSPSIKGVMLSGGAVGQGWEYCYTCQSHVPPRCHHCYTCNVCMLRRDHHCVLLGQCVGYHNYRYFLCLLLHGWVALLYASLLNADIFMAMLHEGVTLHSILLLLMPWLMLLTGQVSTLTFIYAFVADTCVVSFLFCSGFLFLHVLLSLRGQTIREWFGESRCYDLGWRRNLQEALGDRWHLVWLCPLLASPLPGDGVAFERRAPCTEPSTKPVVF